A stretch of Desulfurivibrio alkaliphilus AHT 2 DNA encodes these proteins:
- a CDS encoding fumarate hydratase, whose amino-acid sequence MRIIKAEEIVTAVRGLVVAAACDLEPDILEALLQARDRESAELARNVLELLLENADIASRERLPVCQDTGIAVVFVELGQEVKVDGDLMAAVEEGVRRGYRDGYLRNSVCDPLTRVNTNDNTPAVVHLEPVAGDSLTLRLLPKGCGSENMSALAMLPPSAGKRGIIDYVVEQVVAAGSNPCPPVIVGVGVGGSFEKAAYLAKKSLCRPLGQPHARQDAAELEAAILAEINKQGAGVHGMGGNNTALAVHLELFPSHIASLPVAVNIQCHAHRHKELTL is encoded by the coding sequence ATGCGGATAATTAAGGCCGAGGAAATTGTGACGGCGGTACGCGGGCTGGTGGTGGCGGCGGCCTGCGACCTGGAACCGGACATCCTGGAGGCCCTGCTGCAGGCCAGGGACCGGGAGTCGGCGGAACTGGCCCGTAATGTGCTGGAGTTGCTGCTGGAAAATGCGGACATTGCCAGCCGGGAACGGTTGCCGGTTTGCCAGGACACCGGGATCGCGGTGGTGTTTGTGGAACTGGGGCAGGAGGTAAAGGTCGATGGCGACCTGATGGCTGCCGTCGAGGAAGGGGTGCGCCGCGGCTACCGGGATGGTTATCTGCGCAATTCGGTATGTGATCCGTTGACCCGGGTCAACACCAACGACAACACTCCGGCGGTTGTTCATCTGGAGCCGGTGGCCGGTGATTCCCTTACCCTGCGGCTGCTGCCCAAGGGGTGCGGCAGTGAAAACATGAGCGCGTTGGCCATGCTGCCGCCGTCTGCCGGTAAGCGGGGGATCATCGATTACGTGGTGGAGCAGGTGGTGGCCGCCGGTTCCAATCCTTGCCCGCCGGTGATTGTCGGGGTGGGGGTGGGGGGCAGTTTTGAAAAAGCGGCTTACCTGGCTAAGAAATCCCTTTGCCGCCCCCTGGGGCAGCCCCATGCCCGGCAGGATGCCGCTGAACTGGAGGCTGCCATCCTGGCCGAAATCAATAAGCAGGGGGCAGGGGTGCACGGGATGGGTGGCAACAATACGGCGTTGGCGGTGCACCTGGAACTGTTTCCTTCCCATATCGCCAGCTTGCCGGTGGCGGTTAATATTCAATGCCACGCCCACCGCCACAAAGAGCTCACCCTGTAA
- a CDS encoding FumA C-terminus/TtdB family hydratase beta subunit, with protein sequence MPKISPVSQFLQQLRRVEVPFNPAVVAELKAGELVSLSGVLYTGRDQTHRRLCALLDEGRPLPVDLRGQLLYYVGPTPALPGRVIGAAGPTTSYRMDAYTPRLLELGLTATMGKGPRSEEVRQAMLAHGAIYLATIGGAGALLSRCIRKSELVAFADAGAEAMFRFEVENFPAVVINDLAGNDFYRRVSDHGAPHLAAISPA encoded by the coding sequence ATGCCGAAGATATCCCCTGTTTCCCAGTTTTTGCAACAGTTGCGCCGGGTGGAGGTGCCGTTTAATCCTGCCGTGGTGGCCGAACTTAAGGCCGGGGAACTGGTAAGTTTGAGTGGTGTGCTCTACACCGGGCGGGATCAAACCCACCGGCGCCTCTGCGCGCTGCTTGATGAAGGGCGCCCTTTGCCGGTGGACCTGCGGGGGCAACTGCTGTACTACGTGGGCCCGACGCCGGCTCTGCCGGGCCGGGTAATCGGAGCCGCCGGCCCCACCACCAGTTATCGGATGGACGCCTATACTCCCCGGTTACTGGAGTTGGGGCTGACGGCCACCATGGGGAAAGGCCCTCGCTCGGAGGAGGTGCGCCAAGCCATGCTGGCCCATGGGGCCATTTATCTGGCCACCATCGGCGGGGCCGGTGCCCTGCTCTCCCGCTGCATCCGCAAAAGCGAACTGGTGGCTTTTGCCGATGCCGGAGCCGAAGCCATGTTCCGTTTCGAGGTGGAAAACTTTCCGGCGGTGGTGATCAACGACCTGGCCGGCAACGATTTCTACCGCCGCGTAAGCGATCACGGGGCACCCCACCTTGCGGCGATCAGCCCGGCTTGA
- a CDS encoding tetratricopeptide repeat protein, with protein sequence MTPERAGRPLALKDRLKWLLVLLPVVLCLVLTVPHQAAAAAGQELWQSAVGAAEREDWRRAAIDFERLHREHPTSPFAEEALWRAATLRKKIAATEPDPDWERIRDLFRRFTVEYPDSPQAEEAYLEMGIAHFKMRFLREALTYFRLFVERYPDSELVPRARHWQARTLIEVARVDEAIEIFKELTEEPELAFRLEVMTNLGLAYDQQGAYWEALATFQELQRVAPEEYHLQNPEFLLLLGQAYFRVGREQEGYQQVFSFINLAPDSPRRPEALFELGESRRRQGEHETARRLYNRILEEGSPGERAVLLARFRLAEYQDKARRRPDDTATRREVPGPETDAVFYQVIERFGHEAIANDARYALYRRHLERDDQTLAREMARSYVRHAEPGPDPLTGVNRAGDLLVFLVEALLAEEEYQRVYQLYLNEFPHVVAYEPGRLRYLIGQALEELALYPQAAVVYYRALAGEMSREELVDLYYRRVEVYFAMADYDTADRLLAHLRRIYDGEPEMPEVYYLSGRLRAAEFRYDEALEFYRQAFAQKPPERRRAAHAGNYLATLEALARFAEMNRVMARFQEEQWLEPEGLQRWFRRTGDGLRRQGLSEQAEAAYQNALAEGLPTAGPDYQAANLYLGRLLAERREAETAREHLQAAIAGPDQMYARMAQNYLNQLEINLATAEMQSLFAQ encoded by the coding sequence GTGACTCCAGAGAGAGCCGGGCGCCCGCTGGCGTTGAAAGACCGGCTTAAATGGTTGCTGGTGCTGCTGCCGGTGGTGCTCTGCCTGGTGCTGACGGTTCCGCACCAGGCGGCGGCCGCTGCGGGCCAGGAGTTGTGGCAGAGCGCCGTCGGCGCGGCCGAGCGTGAAGATTGGCGGCGGGCGGCCATCGACTTTGAACGCCTGCATCGCGAGCACCCGACTTCCCCCTTTGCCGAGGAGGCCCTCTGGCGGGCGGCCACGCTGCGCAAGAAAATCGCCGCCACCGAACCCGATCCCGACTGGGAACGCATTAGAGATCTTTTTCGCCGTTTCACGGTGGAATACCCCGACTCCCCGCAGGCGGAAGAGGCCTACCTGGAGATGGGAATCGCTCACTTCAAGATGCGCTTTCTGCGTGAAGCCCTTACCTATTTCCGCCTCTTTGTCGAGCGCTACCCAGATTCGGAACTGGTGCCCCGGGCCCGCCACTGGCAGGCCCGTACCCTGATTGAAGTGGCCAGGGTGGATGAGGCCATCGAGATTTTCAAGGAACTCACCGAAGAGCCGGAGCTGGCTTTTCGGCTGGAGGTCATGACCAACCTGGGGCTGGCGTACGACCAGCAAGGGGCTTACTGGGAGGCTTTAGCCACCTTCCAGGAGTTGCAACGGGTGGCGCCGGAGGAGTATCACCTGCAAAACCCTGAATTCTTGCTGCTGCTGGGGCAGGCTTATTTTCGGGTCGGCCGCGAGCAGGAAGGGTATCAGCAGGTTTTTTCCTTTATCAACCTGGCCCCGGACTCGCCGCGTCGGCCCGAGGCGCTATTTGAACTGGGGGAAAGCCGGCGGCGCCAGGGCGAGCATGAAACAGCGCGGCGCCTGTACAACCGGATCCTGGAAGAAGGGAGTCCCGGGGAACGGGCCGTGCTGCTGGCGCGCTTTCGGCTGGCTGAATACCAGGATAAGGCCAGGCGCCGGCCCGATGATACTGCCACCCGGCGAGAGGTGCCGGGGCCGGAGACCGATGCTGTTTTCTACCAGGTGATCGAGCGGTTCGGCCATGAAGCCATTGCCAATGATGCCCGTTACGCACTGTATCGGCGTCACCTGGAGCGCGACGACCAGACCCTGGCGCGGGAGATGGCCCGCAGTTATGTGCGCCATGCCGAGCCGGGGCCGGATCCCCTCACCGGGGTCAACCGGGCCGGCGACCTGCTGGTTTTCCTGGTCGAGGCCCTGCTGGCGGAAGAGGAGTATCAGCGGGTCTACCAACTGTATCTCAATGAATTTCCCCATGTGGTCGCCTATGAACCCGGTCGCTTGCGTTATCTGATCGGCCAGGCCTTGGAAGAGCTGGCCCTTTACCCGCAGGCGGCGGTGGTCTATTACCGGGCGCTGGCCGGCGAAATGAGCCGGGAAGAACTGGTTGATCTTTATTATCGCCGGGTGGAGGTCTATTTCGCCATGGCCGATTATGATACCGCCGACCGGCTGCTGGCGCACCTGCGCCGGATTTACGACGGGGAGCCGGAGATGCCGGAGGTTTATTACCTCAGCGGCCGGTTGCGAGCCGCTGAATTTCGTTATGATGAAGCCCTGGAGTTTTATCGCCAGGCCTTTGCCCAGAAACCTCCCGAACGCCGGCGCGCCGCCCATGCCGGAAATTACCTGGCTACCCTGGAAGCCCTGGCCAGGTTTGCGGAAATGAACCGGGTTATGGCGCGGTTTCAGGAAGAGCAGTGGCTGGAGCCCGAGGGTTTGCAGCGCTGGTTCCGCCGCACCGGAGATGGTTTGCGCCGCCAGGGCCTGAGCGAGCAGGCTGAAGCCGCGTACCAAAACGCTCTGGCCGAGGGTCTGCCGACGGCGGGTCCGGATTACCAGGCCGCCAACTTGTATCTCGGTCGCCTGCTGGCCGAGCGCCGGGAGGCCGAGACGGCCCGGGAGCACTTGCAGGCCGCCATTGCCGGCCCCGACCAGATGTATGCCCGGATGGCCCAAAACTATCTTAACCAGTTGGAAATCAACCTGGCCACGGCCGAGATGCAGAGCCTGTTTGCTCAATGA
- a CDS encoding PilZ domain-containing protein, which translates to MSDGRNRRGAVRATDRVLLAYKKVSAEKFEDIAEDYRQGISIYTQEGLSDIQMYVGAHAALDRLRAKDPDMADFLRHLDNKINLLLKRVKGERSVFDALKMQKVNLSGKGLSFYSFEAFQPGDLIEVHLALLPAYTFLYFFVRVVKCESEGEHQGKTIYRVGSEFALLMEEDRDKLVQHSFRQQSMALRSRRSENDQ; encoded by the coding sequence ATGAGTGACGGACGAAACCGGAGAGGGGCGGTGCGGGCCACGGATCGGGTCCTGCTGGCCTACAAAAAGGTCTCGGCGGAAAAATTTGAAGACATCGCCGAAGATTATCGGCAGGGAATCTCCATTTATACCCAGGAAGGGTTGTCGGATATCCAAATGTATGTTGGGGCCCATGCCGCCCTGGACCGCTTGCGGGCCAAGGACCCGGATATGGCCGATTTTCTCCGGCACCTGGACAACAAAATCAACCTGCTGCTTAAAAGGGTCAAAGGTGAGCGCAGTGTTTTCGACGCCCTCAAAATGCAGAAGGTCAACCTCAGCGGAAAAGGGCTCTCTTTTTACTCCTTTGAGGCCTTTCAGCCCGGTGATCTGATCGAGGTGCATCTGGCCCTGCTGCCGGCCTACACCTTCCTTTACTTCTTTGTTCGGGTGGTCAAATGTGAAAGCGAGGGCGAGCACCAGGGTAAAACCATTTACCGGGTGGGGTCTGAGTTTGCCCTGCTGATGGAGGAAGATCGTGACAAGCTGGTGCAGCACAGCTTCAGGCAGCAGAGTATGGCCTTGCGCAGCCGCCGTTCGGAGAACGACCAGTAA
- a CDS encoding cell division ATP-binding protein FtsE, which yields MVKQTATTTPMVECFKVSKVYPPDVVALRDVSLSVKKGELVFITGSSGAGKSTLIRLIGRQEKPDVGMVLVNGREGARLNQAQQQRLRRDIGVVYQDFRLLPQLSVARNIAIAMEVDYRSRRETNRRISELLENLELTGKERRPVETLSRGEQQRVAIARAAANLPSLLLADEPTGNLDEKTGLLILELFRELSAAGTTVITATHDSKLYRDHGHRVLHLEQGVLQSDGVGQ from the coding sequence ATGGTCAAGCAAACAGCGACAACCACCCCCATGGTGGAATGCTTCAAGGTGAGCAAGGTCTACCCCCCCGATGTGGTAGCACTGCGGGATGTCTCGCTGAGTGTCAAAAAGGGGGAACTGGTATTTATCACCGGCAGCAGTGGCGCTGGCAAAAGTACGCTGATCCGGCTGATTGGCCGGCAGGAAAAACCCGATGTCGGCATGGTGCTGGTCAACGGGCGCGAAGGGGCCAGGCTCAACCAGGCACAGCAGCAGCGACTGCGCCGGGACATCGGGGTGGTTTACCAGGATTTCCGCCTCCTGCCGCAGCTCAGTGTGGCCCGTAATATCGCCATCGCCATGGAGGTGGATTACCGCTCCCGGCGAGAAACCAATCGGCGGATCAGTGAACTGCTGGAAAACCTGGAACTGACCGGCAAAGAGCGCCGCCCGGTGGAAACCCTTTCCCGGGGTGAACAGCAACGGGTGGCCATCGCCCGGGCGGCCGCCAACTTGCCGTCGCTGCTGCTGGCCGATGAACCCACCGGCAACCTGGATGAAAAGACCGGCCTGCTGATCCTCGAGCTTTTTCGTGAGCTGTCCGCCGCCGGTACCACGGTGATCACCGCCACCCACGACAGCAAACTGTACCGCGACCATGGACACCGGGTGCTGCACCTGGAACAGGGCGTACTGCAATCGGACGGAGTGGGGCAATGA
- a CDS encoding murein hydrolase activator EnvC family protein, with translation MPASKHRIGLSNDCGMVAALRRFPLRTLLPLCLLLLLSCPLNGFAAADETADEEQQKLESLRRNLAEQEDRLAAARARAEELLAELADLDRQVEQQQTELATLSRHLEEHQQTRAQKQDQLAQLKAAHERAGKKVQRRLTAAYQTGEVAILNILFSAESLPDLLELQDYFHFLREHDQTLINGYRDQIATLQEARQHLAQLEEALLADKAMVKNREEQLQATRREQAEVLRRVQNQQRLHQQAQQEISKAVDLLAIALTATLTDQSKRVPGSEGATAPSPTPTPGTGEDDFANLRGLVRWPVEGKVITGFGQTIRGPLGEVGESRGIIIKTDIGAPVRALAAGTVAHVGEMPGYGKMIIVNHGQRYFSLLAGLAEINSREGAPARPGQIMGTTAAAGGAEGRLYLEIRQGVQTLDPMEWLQDNR, from the coding sequence ATGCCGGCAAGCAAGCACAGGATCGGCCTGAGCAACGATTGCGGGATGGTTGCAGCACTGCGCCGCTTCCCCCTGCGCACCCTGCTGCCCCTTTGTTTGCTGCTGCTTTTAAGCTGCCCGCTGAACGGCTTTGCCGCGGCCGATGAAACGGCCGATGAAGAGCAGCAAAAACTCGAGTCGTTGCGCCGCAACCTGGCAGAGCAGGAAGATCGTCTGGCCGCCGCCCGGGCCAGAGCCGAGGAGCTGCTGGCGGAACTGGCCGACTTGGACCGGCAGGTGGAACAGCAACAGACGGAACTGGCCACCCTCAGCCGGCACCTTGAAGAACACCAACAGACCAGAGCGCAGAAACAGGATCAACTGGCCCAGCTTAAAGCTGCCCACGAGCGAGCCGGGAAAAAAGTACAGCGTCGCCTCACGGCCGCCTACCAGACCGGGGAAGTGGCCATTCTCAACATCCTTTTCAGTGCCGAAAGCCTGCCTGACCTGCTGGAACTGCAGGATTATTTCCACTTTCTCCGGGAGCACGACCAGACTCTGATCAACGGCTATCGCGACCAGATCGCCACCCTGCAAGAGGCCCGGCAACACCTGGCCCAACTGGAAGAGGCGCTGCTGGCCGACAAGGCCATGGTCAAGAACCGGGAAGAGCAGCTCCAAGCTACCCGCCGGGAACAGGCCGAGGTGCTGCGCCGGGTGCAAAACCAGCAACGGTTGCACCAGCAAGCCCAGCAGGAAATCAGCAAAGCCGTGGATCTGCTGGCCATTGCCCTCACCGCTACCCTGACCGACCAGTCCAAACGGGTACCGGGAAGCGAGGGGGCCACGGCCCCTTCCCCGACCCCAACACCAGGCACCGGGGAGGATGATTTTGCCAACCTGCGAGGCCTCGTCCGCTGGCCGGTTGAGGGCAAGGTGATCACCGGATTCGGGCAGACCATCCGGGGTCCGCTTGGGGAGGTTGGCGAAAGCCGCGGCATTATCATTAAAACCGACATCGGCGCGCCCGTAAGAGCCCTGGCCGCCGGCACCGTGGCCCATGTGGGGGAAATGCCCGGTTACGGCAAAATGATCATCGTTAATCATGGGCAGCGCTATTTCAGCCTGCTGGCCGGGCTGGCCGAAATCAACTCCCGGGAGGGCGCCCCGGCACGGCCGGGGCAGATCATGGGCACCACCGCCGCAGCCGGTGGCGCTGAAGGCCGGCTTTACCTGGAGATCCGTCAGGGGGTCCAGACCCTGGATCCCATGGAATGGCTGCAAGACAACCGGTAA
- a CDS encoding two-component system sensor histidine kinase NtrB, translated as MSQLSFDKADQLREFFFAMLESIPGGLLLADRQGQLLAANRQAGAMLGLAGVSIIGRSCWELLERALELEQSALEPLRRPGGRLLIEQEEGRDRGGPRYLLIARNELQSPFFDVGGFFLSLEDVTYPAMVEDHLHRRKRFAAIKELAVSLSQELRNPLGGLELYASMLERDLGDDPDYRRITGRMLAAIKTMNHLLDNVLTFAVQPRPEMKPLAVKPWLDKVLADLAPLGEATGVRFAARYGHRQKEICGDAAMLEQMMLNLGLNALESMPEGGEVELVTRSLPASRQSPPLLEIRWVDRGRGIAADQRDRIFDPFFTTKDGGKGLGLAIVHHIVESHRGFIRVDSSPGHGSVFKVFLPDNVTQE; from the coding sequence ATGAGTCAGTTATCGTTTGATAAGGCCGACCAGTTGCGGGAATTTTTCTTTGCCATGCTGGAGAGTATCCCCGGCGGCCTGCTGCTGGCCGACCGCCAGGGTCAGCTTTTGGCCGCCAACCGGCAGGCCGGGGCCATGCTGGGTTTGGCCGGGGTCTCCATCATCGGGCGGAGTTGCTGGGAGTTGCTGGAGCGCGCCCTGGAACTGGAACAGTCGGCCCTGGAGCCGTTGCGGCGGCCGGGCGGCCGACTGCTCATCGAGCAGGAAGAGGGGCGGGATCGTGGTGGCCCCCGCTATCTGCTGATCGCCCGTAATGAATTGCAGAGCCCTTTTTTTGACGTGGGTGGTTTTTTTCTCTCGTTGGAAGATGTAACTTACCCGGCCATGGTGGAAGATCATTTGCACCGCCGCAAGCGGTTTGCCGCCATCAAGGAGCTGGCCGTTTCTCTGAGTCAGGAGTTGCGCAACCCCTTGGGCGGCTTGGAGTTGTACGCCTCCATGCTGGAGCGCGACCTGGGGGATGATCCCGATTACCGGCGGATCACCGGCCGGATGCTGGCCGCCATCAAGACCATGAATCACCTGCTGGACAACGTGCTGACCTTTGCGGTCCAGCCGCGGCCGGAAATGAAGCCGCTGGCCGTCAAGCCATGGCTGGATAAAGTACTGGCCGACCTGGCCCCGCTGGGTGAGGCGACGGGGGTGCGCTTTGCCGCCCGATACGGCCATCGGCAAAAGGAGATCTGCGGTGATGCGGCGATGCTGGAGCAGATGATGCTTAACCTGGGGCTCAACGCCCTGGAAAGCATGCCCGAGGGAGGCGAGGTCGAACTGGTTACCCGCAGTCTGCCGGCCAGCCGCCAGAGCCCGCCGTTGCTGGAAATCCGCTGGGTCGACCGGGGGCGGGGGATTGCCGCCGACCAGCGGGACAGGATCTTTGACCCCTTTTTTACCACTAAAGATGGCGGCAAAGGCTTGGGGCTGGCCATTGTCCACCATATCGTTGAAAGCCATCGGGGCTTTATCCGGGTGGACAGCAGCCCCGGTCACGGCTCGGTGTTCAAGGTGTTCTTGCCCGACAACGTAACTCAGGAATAA
- a CDS encoding sigma-54 interaction domain-containing protein has protein sequence MALKQADGNQCREREEAQGCAAIVGTSERIRQVFVLIRKVADADTTVLVRGESGTGKELVAQALHQEGGRGRGPFIAVNCGAIPAELLESELFGHERGAFTHAVRSRPGRFELAHGGTVFLDEIAEMSPMLQVKLLRVLQEKKFERVGGTRTISSDFRVVAATNRDLEHEVKEGRFREDLYYRLNVIPVDAPPLRERISDIPLLVEHFIARFNVNRRKKIRGIKPEALDCLQRYPWPGNVRELENTVERMVILAAGRELGREDIPERLLAGMGAAPAGQESPGPAAQADLPTVAAGPIPPAGFVLSEVVAEFEKRLIVQAMEQTGWVKNRAAKLLNVNRTTLLEKMKRYRLNGPEDV, from the coding sequence ATGGCGTTAAAACAAGCTGACGGAAATCAGTGCCGGGAGCGGGAAGAAGCGCAGGGTTGCGCGGCCATCGTCGGCACCAGTGAACGGATCCGACAGGTTTTTGTGTTGATCCGCAAAGTTGCCGACGCCGACACCACCGTCCTGGTCAGGGGCGAGTCGGGTACCGGCAAAGAGCTGGTGGCCCAGGCTTTGCACCAGGAAGGGGGGCGCGGCCGGGGGCCCTTTATCGCCGTCAACTGCGGGGCCATCCCGGCGGAGTTGTTGGAAAGCGAACTCTTCGGCCACGAGCGGGGGGCCTTTACCCACGCGGTGCGTTCTCGCCCCGGCCGCTTTGAGTTGGCCCACGGCGGCACGGTCTTCCTGGATGAAATTGCCGAGATGAGCCCCATGTTGCAGGTGAAGCTGCTGCGGGTTTTGCAGGAGAAAAAGTTTGAACGGGTGGGGGGGACCCGCACCATCAGTTCGGATTTTCGGGTGGTGGCGGCCACCAACCGGGACCTGGAGCACGAGGTCAAAGAGGGGCGGTTCAGGGAGGACCTCTATTACCGCCTCAATGTCATTCCCGTCGATGCTCCGCCCCTGCGGGAGCGGATCTCGGACATCCCTTTACTGGTGGAGCATTTCATCGCCCGTTTCAATGTCAACCGCAGGAAGAAGATCCGGGGCATCAAGCCCGAGGCCCTGGATTGCCTGCAGCGTTACCCTTGGCCGGGTAATGTCCGGGAGCTGGAAAACACCGTGGAGCGGATGGTGATTCTGGCCGCCGGGCGTGAGTTGGGGCGGGAGGATATCCCCGAACGCCTGCTGGCCGGGATGGGTGCGGCGCCGGCGGGGCAGGAAAGCCCCGGCCCCGCGGCGCAAGCTGATTTGCCTACGGTCGCGGCGGGGCCGATCCCTCCGGCCGGCTTTGTCTTGAGCGAGGTGGTGGCCGAGTTTGAAAAAAGACTGATTGTCCAGGCCATGGAACAGACCGGCTGGGTCAAAAATCGGGCAGCCAAGCTGCTCAACGTTAACCGTACCACCCTGCTGGAGAAGATGAAACGCTATCGCCTCAACGGCCCGGAAGATGTTTAG
- a CDS encoding cell division protein FtsX — protein MKSKPHLSTFLAAILQQAGRNLARSWPTQLMSLLTVALSVLIFSFFLLIHLNMMAAGAKLGDDLRLTVYLAEEIHPSMQPRVREQIHQFGDIAEVRFVSRQQAMTRFAEHLGEEREILVDLEPDFLPPSIEVIPRPGLLGLGELEQLADFLTTLPHVSRVQYGQEWLLRFNSFNRLLRVVVLISATLLTLNMIFTVSRTIQLTVAARREELEILRLLGADRAFVGTPFLAEGLLQGGLGSMLGLGLLYLLFQWAAAQLEGAGVLALFTPVFVPSWLLVLIIGASALLCLFSSLAAINKSLRV, from the coding sequence ATGAAGAGCAAACCTCACCTCTCTACCTTTCTGGCCGCCATTCTGCAGCAAGCCGGCCGCAACCTGGCAAGATCCTGGCCCACCCAGTTGATGAGCCTGCTGACCGTTGCCCTGTCGGTGCTGATTTTTTCCTTTTTCCTGCTGATCCATCTCAACATGATGGCCGCCGGCGCCAAATTGGGTGATGACCTCAGGCTTACGGTATACTTGGCTGAAGAGATCCACCCCTCCATGCAGCCCCGGGTCCGGGAGCAGATTCACCAGTTCGGCGATATCGCCGAGGTCCGGTTTGTTTCCCGCCAACAGGCCATGACCCGCTTTGCCGAGCATTTGGGCGAGGAGCGGGAAATTTTGGTCGATCTTGAGCCGGACTTCCTGCCTCCCTCCATCGAAGTCATCCCCCGCCCCGGTTTGCTGGGGCTGGGCGAACTGGAGCAACTGGCCGACTTCCTCACCACCCTGCCCCATGTCAGCCGGGTGCAGTACGGCCAAGAGTGGTTGCTGCGCTTTAACAGCTTCAATCGCCTGCTGCGGGTGGTGGTGCTGATCAGCGCCACCCTGCTGACCCTGAACATGATTTTCACCGTTTCCCGCACCATCCAGCTCACCGTGGCAGCCCGCCGGGAGGAACTGGAGATCCTGCGCCTGCTGGGAGCCGACCGGGCCTTTGTCGGCACACCATTCCTGGCGGAAGGGTTGCTGCAGGGCGGCCTGGGTTCCATGCTGGGCCTGGGTTTATTGTACCTGCTGTTTCAATGGGCCGCCGCCCAACTCGAAGGTGCCGGCGTCCTGGCCCTCTTCACTCCGGTCTTTGTGCCATCCTGGCTGCTGGTGCTGATCATCGGTGCCAGTGCCCTGCTCTGCCTTTTCAGCAGCCTGGCGGCAATCAATAAATCACTGCGGGTGTAA
- a CDS encoding S41 family peptidase, which produces MKITRKLLTRLALPGLGAVFFLLLAFYHLPDGQAAKSQDTYRHLETFTNVLHIIQQSYVDEVDPEEAIEGAIRGMLQSLDPHSSYLRADDFKDLQMETKGAFTGIGIEISMRDGMLTVVAPIEGTPADKAGLRAADRIVGIDGETTKGISLMEAVRKLRGPEGTEVTVTIHRDGWSEFRDITIVRGVIPIYSVKSELLEPGYAHIRISNFQAKTTKDFREALNNFQKQEELKGVILDLRNNPGGLLDQAVQLADVFLDEGVIVSTKGRIREQNMVFEARKTSGRDRYRFPLVVLVNEGSASASEIVAGALQDHQRAVILGTPTFGKGSVQTIIPLNDGAGLRLTTARYYTPSGISIQAKGITPDIEVHNEPPNNATTAAAEKDQPPPHMTFRERDLLHHLDSDRRQPKTPEAEEKKDDKDKELREKLARDRQLQTALTLLKGLQVFNQRGTP; this is translated from the coding sequence ATGAAAATTACCCGCAAGCTGTTGACCCGCCTCGCCCTGCCCGGCCTGGGGGCCGTCTTTTTCCTTTTGCTGGCCTTCTATCATCTTCCGGACGGCCAGGCGGCCAAATCCCAGGATACTTACCGGCACCTGGAAACCTTTACCAACGTTCTGCATATCATTCAGCAAAGTTACGTGGACGAAGTGGACCCCGAGGAGGCCATTGAAGGGGCCATCCGGGGGATGCTCCAATCCCTTGACCCACATTCCTCATATCTGCGAGCCGACGATTTCAAGGACCTGCAGATGGAAACCAAGGGGGCTTTCACCGGCATCGGTATTGAGATCAGCATGCGTGACGGGATGCTGACCGTGGTAGCCCCCATCGAAGGCACCCCGGCCGACAAAGCAGGACTGCGGGCCGCCGACCGGATTGTCGGCATCGACGGGGAAACCACCAAGGGTATTTCGCTGATGGAAGCGGTTAGAAAACTGCGCGGCCCAGAAGGCACCGAGGTCACCGTAACCATTCACCGCGATGGCTGGTCGGAGTTCCGGGATATCACCATTGTACGGGGGGTTATTCCCATCTACAGTGTTAAGTCCGAACTGCTGGAGCCCGGTTACGCCCATATTCGGATCAGCAACTTCCAGGCCAAGACCACCAAAGACTTCCGCGAGGCGTTAAACAACTTTCAAAAACAGGAAGAACTGAAGGGAGTAATCCTGGATTTGCGCAACAACCCCGGTGGACTGTTGGACCAGGCTGTACAGCTGGCCGACGTCTTTCTGGATGAAGGGGTGATTGTTTCCACCAAAGGCCGGATCCGGGAGCAGAACATGGTCTTTGAAGCCCGGAAAACCAGTGGCCGCGACCGTTACCGCTTTCCCTTGGTGGTACTGGTCAACGAGGGCAGCGCCAGCGCTTCGGAAATTGTGGCCGGAGCCCTGCAGGATCATCAGCGGGCGGTAATTCTGGGCACTCCCACCTTCGGCAAAGGTTCGGTCCAGACCATTATCCCGCTCAACGATGGGGCCGGCTTGCGACTGACCACCGCCCGCTACTACACCCCCAGCGGCATTTCAATTCAGGCTAAGGGCATCACCCCCGATATCGAAGTACACAACGAGCCGCCCAACAACGCCACGACTGCCGCGGCGGAGAAAGATCAGCCCCCGCCCCATATGACTTTCCGGGAACGCGACCTGCTCCACCACCTGGACAGCGATCGGCGGCAACCAAAAACGCCTGAAGCTGAAGAGAAAAAAGACGATAAAGACAAGGAATTACGGGAAAAACTGGCCCGCGACCGCCAGTTGCAAACCGCCCTGACCTTGCTCAAAGGGCTCCAGGTTTTCAACCAGCGGGGCACTCCCTAA